The following are from one region of the Variovorax sp. V213 genome:
- a CDS encoding PilZ domain-containing protein: MNQPAAPAAAATPQRPSVIQLAIKEKGALYAAYIPLFAEGGIFIPTSREYRLGDDVYVLLTLPEDPQRYPVAGKVAWITPQRAAGNRAPGVGIRFPSDEKSRQLKARIEAALGGSMASDRPTQTI; encoded by the coding sequence ATGAACCAACCAGCCGCCCCCGCCGCCGCCGCAACGCCTCAACGGCCGAGCGTGATCCAGCTTGCCATCAAGGAAAAGGGCGCGCTCTATGCCGCCTACATTCCGCTTTTTGCGGAGGGCGGCATCTTCATTCCGACCTCGCGCGAATACCGCCTGGGCGACGACGTCTACGTGCTGCTGACGCTGCCCGAAGACCCGCAGCGCTACCCGGTGGCCGGCAAGGTTGCGTGGATCACGCCGCAACGCGCCGCCGGCAATCGGGCGCCGGGCGTAGGCATCCGGTTCCCGTCGGACGAAAAATCGCGCCAGCTCAAGGCCCGCATCGAAGCGGCCCTCGGCGGCTCGATGGCTTCTGACCGTCCCACCCAAACGATCTAG
- a CDS encoding DNA polymerase III subunit delta': MSTPALSPWLHRPLAELLRQRGHAWLLQGPSGLGQYELALALAAAWLCEQPKAQEGGAACGHCPSCHSIEVRTHADLCVLMPEVAMQELGWPLDEKAQADIDDKKRKPSREIRVEAMRDAVGFAQRTSARGRGKVVLVYPAERMNTITANALLKTLEEPVGDVRFVLASEAAWQLLPTIRSRCLGFTLPWPATAEAEAWLVAHDVPAADAAALLRTAGGRPSDALRLARSGQSPKAWSLLPKAISRGDVAALADQAPSQAISALQKLCHDLMAVGSGAEPRFFEPADLPAAVPSHLALARWSKSLANAARTAEHPFNAGLMLEALVSEARTTLNSAPRRP; the protein is encoded by the coding sequence ATGAGCACGCCGGCGCTTTCGCCCTGGCTGCATCGGCCGCTCGCGGAACTGCTGCGCCAGCGCGGCCATGCCTGGCTGCTGCAGGGCCCTTCGGGCCTGGGCCAATACGAACTCGCGCTGGCGCTTGCCGCCGCCTGGCTGTGCGAGCAGCCGAAGGCGCAAGAGGGCGGTGCCGCCTGCGGCCATTGCCCGAGCTGCCATTCGATCGAAGTCCGAACCCACGCCGACCTTTGCGTGCTGATGCCCGAGGTGGCCATGCAGGAACTCGGCTGGCCGCTCGATGAAAAGGCGCAGGCCGACATCGACGACAAGAAGCGCAAGCCGAGCCGCGAGATCCGCGTCGAGGCCATGCGCGATGCGGTCGGCTTTGCCCAGCGCACCAGCGCGCGCGGCCGCGGCAAGGTGGTGCTGGTGTATCCCGCCGAGCGCATGAACACCATCACCGCCAATGCGTTGCTCAAGACGCTCGAGGAGCCGGTCGGCGATGTGCGCTTTGTGCTGGCCAGCGAGGCCGCATGGCAACTGCTGCCCACCATCCGCAGCCGCTGCCTGGGCTTCACGCTGCCATGGCCCGCCACGGCCGAAGCCGAAGCCTGGCTGGTGGCGCACGACGTACCGGCTGCGGACGCGGCGGCCTTGCTGCGTACCGCCGGTGGCCGGCCGAGCGACGCGCTACGGCTTGCACGCTCCGGCCAGTCGCCCAAGGCCTGGTCGCTGCTGCCCAAGGCCATTTCGCGCGGCGACGTCGCGGCGCTGGCGGACCAGGCGCCCTCGCAAGCCATCAGCGCGCTGCAGAAGCTCTGCCACGACCTGATGGCCGTCGGCAGCGGCGCCGAGCCGCGCTTTTTCGAGCCCGCCGACCTGCCGGCCGCCGTGCCTTCGCACCTGGCGTTGGCGCGCTGGTCGAAGTCGCTCGCCAACGCGGCCAGAACCGCCGAACACCCCTTCAATGCGGGCCTCATGCTGGAAGCGCTTGTGAGCGAAGCGCGAACCACCCTAAACTCTGCTCCTCGCCGCCCATGA
- the tmk gene encoding dTMP kinase — translation MNDGLFLTLEGIDGAGKSSHLDAMEALFRGQGRTVVRTREPGGTPLAETLRGLILEQPMDPLTESLLVFAARRDHVTRVIEPALARGDVVLCDRFTDATFAYQGAGRDFDAEVLSTLEQWVQGRAAPADAFRLLQPHVTLWFDLAPEVAAQRLAGARLPDKFESQPVEFFRRVAAGYAARAAADAERFVRIDASQTRDQVWQQVETALVARGALAPASGAAP, via the coding sequence ATGAATGATGGCCTGTTTCTGACGCTCGAGGGCATCGACGGTGCGGGCAAGTCGAGCCATCTGGACGCAATGGAGGCGCTTTTCAGGGGGCAGGGTCGCACGGTGGTGCGCACGCGGGAGCCCGGCGGCACGCCGCTGGCCGAAACCTTGCGCGGCCTCATCCTCGAGCAGCCGATGGACCCGCTGACCGAGTCGCTCCTGGTGTTCGCGGCGCGTCGCGACCACGTCACGCGGGTGATCGAGCCGGCACTGGCTCGCGGCGACGTGGTGCTGTGCGACCGCTTCACCGACGCCACCTTTGCCTACCAGGGCGCAGGCCGCGATTTCGACGCAGAGGTGCTCTCGACGCTGGAGCAATGGGTGCAGGGCAGGGCAGCTCCCGCCGATGCATTTCGGCTGCTGCAGCCCCACGTCACGCTGTGGTTCGACCTGGCGCCCGAGGTCGCCGCCCAGCGGCTGGCCGGCGCCCGTTTGCCCGACAAGTTCGAGTCGCAGCCGGTCGAATTCTTCCGGCGCGTTGCGGCGGGCTACGCGGCCCGCGCAGCCGCCGATGCGGAGCGCTTCGTGCGCATCGACGCCAGCCAGACACGAGACCAGGTCTGGCAGCAGGTCGAGACGGCGCTTGTCGCGCGCGGCGCCTTGGCACCCGCAAGCGGAGCGGCACCATGA
- the mltG gene encoding endolytic transglycosylase MltG: MRRFFLTLFLLAALAALGLGAAGLWWVHQPLKLPAPSLDLSVEPGTTPRGVAQAVADAGADVQPQLLYFWFRISGQDRQIRAGSYELERGITPKMLLNVLVRGEEATRSLVLVEGWNFRQVRAALAKAEQLKPETVGMPDDALMARLGRPGVHPEGRFFPDTYTYSKGSTDIALLQRAMRAMDKKLEAAWAARAADLPIKSADEALILASIVEKETGKAKDRAEIAAVFVNRLRTGMPLQTDPTVIYGLGTAFDGNLRKKDLLADTPWNTYTRGGLPPTPIAMPGKAALLAAVQPAQSKSLYFVSRGDGTSQFSSSLDDHNRAVNRYQRGGSSNSGEPKPKVAQ, from the coding sequence GTGCGCCGCTTCTTCCTCACGCTTTTTCTGCTGGCCGCCCTGGCTGCGCTCGGCCTCGGCGCCGCCGGACTCTGGTGGGTGCACCAGCCACTCAAGCTGCCCGCACCCAGCCTCGATCTTTCCGTGGAGCCCGGCACGACGCCGCGCGGCGTTGCGCAGGCGGTGGCCGACGCCGGCGCCGACGTGCAGCCGCAACTGCTTTACTTCTGGTTCCGCATTTCGGGGCAAGACCGCCAGATTCGCGCCGGCAGCTACGAGCTGGAGCGCGGCATCACGCCCAAGATGCTGCTGAACGTGCTGGTGCGCGGCGAAGAAGCCACCCGCAGCCTGGTGCTGGTCGAGGGCTGGAACTTCCGGCAGGTGCGTGCGGCCCTGGCCAAGGCCGAGCAACTCAAGCCCGAGACTGTCGGCATGCCCGACGACGCGCTGATGGCCAGGCTGGGCCGGCCCGGCGTGCACCCCGAGGGCCGCTTTTTCCCGGACACGTACACCTATTCGAAGGGCTCCACCGACATCGCGCTGCTGCAGCGTGCCATGCGGGCCATGGACAAGAAGCTGGAAGCCGCGTGGGCGGCCCGGGCAGCCGATCTGCCGATCAAATCGGCAGACGAAGCGCTTATTCTGGCCAGCATTGTCGAAAAGGAGACAGGAAAAGCCAAGGACCGCGCCGAGATTGCCGCCGTGTTCGTCAACCGGCTGCGCACCGGCATGCCGCTGCAGACCGACCCGACCGTGATCTACGGCCTGGGCACCGCCTTCGACGGCAACCTGCGCAAGAAGGACCTGCTGGCCGACACGCCCTGGAACACCTACACGCGCGGCGGCCTGCCGCCCACGCCCATAGCCATGCCGGGCAAGGCGGCGCTGCTGGCGGCGGTGCAGCCGGCGCAAAGCAAGTCGCTGTACTTCGTTTCGCGCGGCGACGGCACCAGCCAGTTCAGCAGTTCGCTCGACGACCACAACCGCGCGGTCAACCGCTACCAGCGCGGTGGCAGCAGCAACAGTGGCGAACCCAAACCGAAGGTTGCGCAATGA
- a CDS encoding folate-binding protein YgfZ, which translates to MTTVVLNGVTALSHLGVIRAEGPDAASFLHGQLTQDFALLGAAEARLAALCTAKGRVIASFVGIRPHSELVLLVCSRDILAATLKRLSMYVLRAKAKLTDATEQFALYGLAGTALAANGLDAAALPGQRTAIGEDISAVSLYPADGVPRAMWIAPAGGPAPAGSPLDAELWQWSEVRSGIVTLTTPVVEAFVPQMINYESVGGVNFKKGCYPGQEIVARSQFRGTLKRRTYLVQADAPVSAGQEVFAAADAEQPVGTVAQAAPAPGGGWAALISIQISALETGGLRAGGADGPALTVEPLPYPLLEDI; encoded by the coding sequence ATGACTACTGTCGTTCTCAATGGTGTTACCGCTCTTTCCCACCTTGGCGTGATCCGTGCCGAGGGACCGGATGCCGCGAGCTTCCTGCACGGGCAGCTCACCCAGGATTTCGCGCTGCTCGGCGCCGCCGAGGCCCGCCTGGCCGCGCTTTGCACTGCCAAGGGCCGCGTGATCGCGAGCTTTGTCGGCATCCGGCCGCATTCTGAGCTGGTGCTGCTGGTCTGCAGCCGCGACATCCTGGCCGCCACGCTCAAGCGCCTGTCGATGTACGTGCTGCGCGCCAAGGCCAAACTCACCGACGCCACGGAACAGTTCGCGCTGTATGGCCTTGCCGGCACCGCGCTGGCCGCCAACGGCCTCGATGCCGCGGCCCTGCCCGGCCAGCGCACGGCCATCGGCGAAGACATCAGCGCGGTGTCGCTCTATCCGGCCGACGGCGTGCCGCGCGCCATGTGGATCGCGCCTGCCGGCGGCCCGGCGCCCGCCGGCTCGCCGCTGGACGCCGAACTCTGGCAGTGGAGCGAAGTTCGCAGCGGCATCGTGACCTTGACCACGCCAGTGGTCGAAGCCTTCGTGCCGCAGATGATCAACTATGAATCCGTGGGCGGCGTGAACTTCAAGAAGGGCTGCTACCCCGGCCAGGAGATCGTCGCACGCAGCCAGTTTCGCGGCACGTTGAAGCGCCGTACCTACCTCGTGCAGGCCGATGCGCCGGTGAGCGCGGGGCAGGAAGTGTTCGCCGCCGCCGACGCCGAGCAGCCCGTGGGCACAGTGGCGCAGGCCGCGCCGGCACCCGGCGGCGGCTGGGCCGCGCTGATCTCGATCCAGATTTCGGCCCTCGAGACCGGCGGTCTGCGTGCCGGCGGCGCCGACGGGCCGGCGCTCACGGTCGAGCCGCTGCCCTACCCCTTGCTCGAAGACATCTAG
- a CDS encoding YbgC/FadM family acyl-CoA thioesterase, with protein MTEETVPQRKDFRFFHRLRVRWAEVDMQKIVFNAHYLMYFDTAISDYWRALALPYEEAMHSLGGDLYVRKATVDFRASARVDDVIDVAMKCARIGNSSIVFDGALFRQDQYLVGCELVYVFADPATQTSRPVPPALREILTGFEAGEPMRTVETGDWQTLGEGAGALRRAVFIEEQNIPKELEWDEHDAVVLHAVARNRLGQVIATGRLLDAVDGTAMLGRMAVHRVLRSGGHGAAVMRALEAAAKARGDREIGLHAQRSAERFYARLGYTVHGEPFEEAGIPHIEMRRSLDQ; from the coding sequence ATGACCGAAGAAACCGTCCCCCAGAGAAAAGACTTCCGCTTCTTTCACCGCCTGCGCGTGCGCTGGGCCGAAGTCGACATGCAGAAGATCGTGTTCAACGCGCACTACCTGATGTACTTCGACACGGCCATTTCCGACTACTGGCGCGCGCTCGCGCTGCCCTACGAGGAGGCCATGCATTCCCTGGGCGGCGATCTCTACGTGCGCAAGGCGACCGTGGACTTTCGTGCTTCCGCGCGCGTGGACGACGTGATCGACGTGGCCATGAAGTGCGCGCGCATCGGCAACTCGTCCATCGTCTTCGACGGCGCGCTGTTCCGGCAGGACCAGTACCTGGTGGGCTGCGAACTCGTCTATGTGTTTGCCGACCCCGCTACGCAGACCTCCAGGCCGGTGCCGCCTGCCTTGCGCGAAATTCTCACGGGCTTCGAAGCCGGAGAGCCGATGCGCACGGTGGAAACAGGCGACTGGCAAACCCTGGGTGAAGGAGCGGGCGCATTGCGCCGAGCCGTTTTCATCGAGGAGCAGAACATTCCCAAGGAACTGGAATGGGACGAGCACGATGCGGTGGTGCTGCATGCGGTGGCCCGCAACCGGCTCGGCCAGGTCATTGCGACCGGCCGGCTGCTGGACGCCGTGGACGGCACGGCCATGCTCGGCCGCATGGCCGTGCACCGCGTGCTGCGCAGCGGCGGGCACGGCGCCGCGGTGATGCGCGCGCTTGAGGCCGCCGCCAAGGCGCGCGGCGACCGCGAGATCGGCCTGCACGCGCAGCGCAGCGCGGAGCGCTTCTATGCGCGGCTGGGCTACACGGTGCACGGCGAGCCTTTCGAGGAAGCCGGCATCCCGCACATCGAGATGCGGCGCTCGCTGGATCAGTAG
- a CDS encoding alpha/beta hydrolase, with the protein MNKTLGAVAPGTLLTARMASVVERMARAGHPSLDQLTPEEAKASYEKGAGVLEVPKPDLARIEDIGVRVRDGFELPMRLYAPSLEKLPVLVYFHGGGFTVGNIRTHDTLCRVLSMKSGCAVVSVDYRLAPAHKFPTASNDAWDAFAFIANEGARLGVDASRLAVGGDSAGGTLAAVCAILARDAGLPLALQMLIYPGTTAHQDTASHLRYADGPLLTKALIDYFFGQYVRTPADRDDWRFAPLLAADVDDVAPAWIGLAECDPVVDEGIAYADKLRAAGVAVDIEIYRGVIHEFLKMGRAIPEALQAQDDAARALTEALKP; encoded by the coding sequence ATGAACAAAACCCTTGGCGCTGTCGCGCCGGGCACATTGCTGACCGCCAGGATGGCCAGCGTGGTCGAAAGAATGGCCCGCGCGGGCCATCCGAGCCTGGACCAGCTCACCCCCGAGGAGGCCAAGGCCTCGTACGAAAAAGGCGCCGGCGTGCTCGAGGTGCCCAAGCCCGATCTCGCACGCATCGAAGACATCGGCGTTCGCGTGCGCGACGGCTTCGAGCTTCCGATGCGGCTCTATGCACCATCGCTCGAGAAGCTGCCCGTATTGGTGTACTTCCACGGTGGCGGCTTCACGGTGGGCAACATCCGCACCCACGACACGCTGTGCCGCGTGCTGAGCATGAAGAGCGGCTGCGCGGTGGTGTCGGTCGACTACCGGCTGGCGCCCGCGCACAAGTTTCCGACGGCTTCGAACGACGCCTGGGATGCGTTCGCCTTCATTGCGAACGAAGGCGCGCGCCTGGGCGTCGACGCGAGCCGGCTCGCCGTGGGCGGCGACAGCGCCGGCGGCACGCTGGCCGCGGTGTGCGCCATTCTTGCGCGCGATGCGGGCCTGCCGCTCGCGCTGCAGATGCTGATCTATCCCGGCACCACGGCGCACCAGGACACCGCCTCGCACCTGCGCTATGCCGATGGCCCCTTGCTCACCAAGGCGCTGATCGACTATTTCTTCGGCCAGTACGTGCGTACGCCGGCCGACCGCGACGACTGGCGCTTTGCGCCGCTGCTGGCCGCCGATGTCGACGATGTGGCGCCGGCCTGGATCGGCCTGGCCGAATGCGACCCCGTGGTGGACGAAGGCATTGCCTACGCCGACAAGCTGCGCGCCGCGGGCGTGGCGGTCGATATCGAGATCTACCGCGGCGTGATCCACGAATTCTTGAAAATGGGCCGCGCCATCCCCGAGGCGCTGCAGGCGCAGGACGATGCGGCGCGCGCACTCACAGAGGCTCTGAAACCATGA
- a CDS encoding iron-containing alcohol dehydrogenase codes for MALIQYLTQIQFEFGAIKLLSSECARIGINRPLIVTDAGVRAAGVLQKALDAIADLEVAVFDQTPSNPTEAAVRAAVELYRSARCDGLIAVGGGSAIDCAKGVAIAATHEGPLKTYATIEGGSPKITERVVPLIAVPTTSGTGSEVARGAIVIVDDHRKLGFHSWFLMPKAAICDPELTLGLPPKLTAATGMDAIAHCMETFMSAAFNPPADGIGLDGLERAWLHIERATKDGSDREARLNLMSASMQGAMAFQKGLGCVHSLSHSLGGVDPRLHHGTLNALFLPAVIHFNAGAESVQKEQRLQRMAQAMHLDSVGDLGDAIRDMNARLGLPKGLAEVGVTPDMFEQIIDGAMADHCHKTNPRLASRSDYQAMLEASM; via the coding sequence ATGGCCCTCATCCAATACCTCACCCAGATCCAGTTCGAATTCGGCGCCATCAAGCTGCTGTCCAGCGAGTGCGCGCGCATCGGCATCAACCGCCCGCTGATCGTCACGGATGCGGGCGTGCGCGCGGCCGGGGTGCTGCAGAAAGCGCTCGATGCCATTGCCGATCTGGAAGTGGCGGTGTTCGACCAGACGCCCTCCAACCCCACCGAGGCCGCCGTGCGCGCGGCCGTCGAGTTGTACCGCAGCGCACGCTGCGACGGGCTCATTGCCGTGGGCGGCGGCTCCGCCATCGACTGCGCCAAGGGCGTGGCGATTGCCGCCACGCACGAAGGCCCGCTCAAGACCTACGCCACCATCGAAGGCGGCTCGCCCAAGATCACCGAGCGCGTGGTGCCGCTGATTGCGGTGCCCACCACCAGCGGCACCGGCAGCGAGGTGGCGCGAGGCGCCATCGTCATCGTCGACGACCACCGCAAGCTCGGCTTCCACAGCTGGTTCCTGATGCCCAAGGCCGCCATCTGCGACCCCGAGCTCACGCTCGGCCTGCCCCCAAAGCTCACGGCCGCCACCGGCATGGACGCGATTGCGCATTGCATGGAAACCTTCATGTCGGCCGCCTTCAACCCTCCGGCCGACGGCATCGGGCTCGACGGCCTGGAGCGCGCCTGGCTGCACATCGAACGCGCCACCAAGGACGGCAGCGACCGCGAGGCGCGCCTGAACCTCATGAGCGCCTCGATGCAGGGCGCCATGGCCTTCCAGAAGGGCCTGGGCTGCGTGCATTCGCTGAGCCACAGCCTGGGCGGCGTCGATCCGCGCCTGCACCACGGCACGCTCAACGCCCTCTTCCTGCCCGCGGTGATCCACTTCAATGCCGGTGCCGAGTCGGTGCAGAAAGAGCAGCGGCTGCAGCGCATGGCGCAGGCCATGCACCTCGATTCGGTGGGCGATCTCGGCGATGCGATCCGTGACATGAACGCGCGCCTTGGCCTGCCCAAGGGCCTGGCCGAAGTGGGCGTGACGCCCGACATGTTCGAGCAAATCATCGACGGTGCCATGGCTGACCACTGCCACAAGACCAATCCGCGACTGGCTTCGCGGAGCGATTACCAGGCCATGCTCGAAGCCTCGATGTAG
- the tssI gene encoding type VI secretion system tip protein TssI/VgrG translates to MTRTVQVHTVLSAEQLKFRAMRGHEGLSQLFEFEVDMVSTSFNLDLKQLLGTSLTLELTDGGAPRYLNGTVVRFELVGRANETGRHYVYRALVQPWLWFLTRTTDCRIFQNKSVPEVLDEVLGKYGFEFEKRLTGSYRPWEYCVQYQESDFAFVSRLMEHEGIAYHFEHTKSSHLLVLADDAGGYGKLPGFATIAYRPRDRVLHAMEPCIDQWRVAEQITSGRVMLDDFDFKKSRASLQSVRQDPKGHDHSSYEVYEWLGGYSEHQQGDTYAKIRLQELQCAHELAAGHTNVVGMAPGYLFEMTHCPRESDNREYLVTETRYDLQEPEYSTGSTESVCQFDFTVLPSNVPYRPARKTPKPRTNGPQTATVVGPEEIWTDRFGRVKLQFRWDRYGQSDENSSCWVRVSSNWAGANYGTMHMPRVGQEVIVDFIGGEPDRPIITGRVYNNDQMPPWELPANATASGILTRSSTGGAANQANMLRFEDRTGAEQILLHAERNLDVEVEADETHTTDGTRTTVIGGHESSTYKSGETRDITAGAQETITGGDTRDVTGGFSETVKGGVTQTISGGKKRTLSGGLDDTITGGVKLAITGGFHGTIDGQEIRFVSGGRNDTINTSNTVLVDGPSNTTVTGPTVHTSPDVTFNTTNHIHNTTQHVINTNVYNTTSNTYNNITNDYTNNSKTYTNNYAKSSDWRLHRAGGVGFRFSAVGMAMDLWGLRQQNYILNSQFSGVRLDVAVFRAQNEATEIRGTALKVANIGMKIASGGLAFAAKAMTVKV, encoded by the coding sequence ATGACGCGTACCGTCCAGGTTCACACCGTACTCAGCGCCGAGCAACTCAAGTTTCGCGCCATGCGGGGACATGAAGGACTGTCGCAGTTGTTCGAGTTCGAGGTCGACATGGTCAGCACCAGCTTCAACCTCGACCTGAAGCAGCTGCTGGGCACATCGCTCACGCTCGAACTCACGGACGGCGGTGCACCGCGCTACCTGAACGGCACCGTGGTGCGCTTCGAACTCGTGGGCCGTGCCAACGAAACCGGCCGCCACTACGTGTACCGTGCCCTGGTGCAGCCCTGGCTCTGGTTTCTCACGCGCACCACCGACTGCCGCATCTTCCAGAACAAGAGCGTGCCCGAGGTGCTCGACGAAGTGCTGGGCAAGTACGGCTTCGAATTCGAGAAGCGCCTCACGGGCAGTTATCGCCCCTGGGAATACTGCGTGCAATACCAGGAGAGCGATTTCGCTTTCGTGAGCCGCCTCATGGAGCACGAAGGCATCGCCTACCACTTCGAGCACACGAAGAGTTCGCACCTGCTGGTGCTGGCCGACGACGCCGGCGGCTACGGCAAGCTGCCGGGCTTCGCCACCATTGCGTACCGCCCGCGCGACCGCGTGCTCCATGCCATGGAGCCCTGCATCGACCAATGGCGCGTGGCCGAGCAGATCACCTCTGGCCGCGTGATGCTGGACGACTTCGACTTCAAGAAGTCGCGCGCCTCACTGCAAAGCGTGCGGCAGGACCCCAAGGGCCACGATCATTCGAGCTACGAAGTCTACGAATGGCTGGGCGGCTACAGCGAGCACCAGCAAGGCGACACCTACGCGAAGATCCGGCTGCAGGAGCTGCAGTGCGCGCACGAGCTTGCCGCCGGCCATACCAACGTGGTGGGCATGGCGCCGGGCTACCTGTTCGAGATGACGCATTGCCCGCGCGAGTCGGACAACCGCGAGTACCTGGTCACCGAAACCCGCTACGACCTGCAGGAGCCCGAATACTCCACCGGCAGCACGGAGTCGGTCTGCCAGTTCGACTTCACGGTGCTGCCATCGAACGTGCCCTACCGGCCCGCCCGCAAGACGCCCAAGCCGCGCACCAACGGCCCGCAGACCGCCACCGTCGTCGGCCCGGAGGAGATCTGGACCGACCGCTTCGGCCGCGTGAAGCTGCAGTTCCGCTGGGACCGCTATGGGCAGTCGGATGAAAACAGCTCGTGCTGGGTGCGCGTGTCCAGCAACTGGGCCGGCGCCAACTACGGCACCATGCACATGCCGCGCGTGGGCCAGGAAGTGATCGTCGATTTCATCGGCGGCGAGCCCGACCGCCCCATCATCACCGGCCGTGTCTACAACAACGACCAGATGCCGCCGTGGGAGCTGCCCGCCAATGCCACGGCCAGCGGCATCCTCACGCGCTCGAGCACGGGCGGCGCGGCCAACCAGGCCAACATGCTGCGTTTCGAGGACCGCACGGGCGCCGAGCAGATCCTGCTGCATGCCGAGCGCAACCTCGACGTCGAAGTGGAAGCCGACGAGACGCACACCACCGATGGCACCCGCACCACGGTCATCGGCGGGCATGAATCGTCGACCTACAAGAGTGGCGAAACGCGCGACATCACCGCGGGCGCGCAAGAAACCATCACGGGCGGCGACACGCGCGATGTCACCGGCGGCTTCAGCGAAACCGTGAAGGGCGGCGTCACGCAGACCATTTCGGGCGGAAAGAAGCGCACGCTCAGCGGCGGGCTGGACGACACCATCACGGGCGGCGTGAAACTGGCGATCACCGGCGGCTTCCACGGCACCATCGACGGGCAGGAGATCCGCTTCGTGAGCGGCGGGCGAAACGACACCATCAACACCTCGAACACCGTGCTGGTCGACGGACCGTCGAACACCACCGTGACGGGCCCGACGGTTCACACCTCGCCGGACGTGACCTTCAACACGACGAACCACATCCACAACACCACGCAGCACGTCATCAATACCAACGTCTACAACACGACGTCGAACACCTACAACAACATCACGAACGATTACACGAACAACTCGAAGACCTACACCAACAACTACGCCAAGAGCAGCGACTGGCGCCTGCACCGCGCCGGCGGCGTGGGATTCCGCTTCTCCGCGGTCGGTATGGCGATGGACCTCTGGGGGCTGCGCCAGCAGAACTACATCCTCAACTCGCAGTTTTCCGGCGTCCGCCTCGACGTCGCGGTGTTCCGGGCGCAGAACGAGGCGACCGAGATCAGGGGCACGGCGCTCAAGGTGGCGAACATCGGCATGAAGATCGCAAGCGGCGGCCTGGCGTTCGCCGCGAAAGCCATGACCGTCAAGGTCTGA